One genomic segment of uncultured Desulfobacter sp. includes these proteins:
- a CDS encoding nucleoside-diphosphate sugar epimerase/dehydratase — protein sequence MIRISKNLFIVLLLDITLLCASFYLAHLIRFDFIKEQWVDISFLRLLPYVLGCKILFFYLFDLYRGMWRYTSLSDLINIIKASVFSTFIIIALVLYLTRFENISRSVFVIDWCLTVMFIAGLRLCVRLCFEEFTKKITLHDVKFALFKIFRKNAGNGKGALIIGAGDYGQKVCREFNENPSVKSRVLGFLDDDRSKIGRKIHGVPVLNEIERVKQTVKSTGAEDVIIAIPSLSAARMRQIVELCKKADVNFKTIPNLGELINGKIDVTSIRKVEYRDLLGREPVKLDQEQIGKYLGGRRVLVTGAGGSIGTGLCRQICRYSPEKIILFERAESALYEIDLELRKNFQNVEVVPVLGDIQNRKELDKVFHLTQPDIVFHAAAYKHVPMLEGHPWKAVENNVFGTKNLIEVTMAFKCDKFVFVSTDKAVNPTNVMGTSKRISELLVQEKSCAADCKTAFVTVRFGNVIGSVGSVIPLFKKQIKDGGPVTVTHPDIIRYFMLIPEACQLILQAGAMGKGGEIFILEMGEPVKIDSMAKDLIRFSGFEPDVDIKIEYTGLRPGEKLYEELMTDQENVIPTDHKKILVLNTRCMNMEALNGKLDRLKEMAEKRDGQGIRNLMMEMIPEYRPN from the coding sequence ATGATTAGGATATCCAAAAATTTATTCATCGTTCTATTGCTTGATATTACGTTGTTGTGTGCATCGTTTTATTTGGCGCATTTAATTCGGTTCGATTTTATTAAAGAGCAATGGGTTGATATTAGCTTTCTACGCCTGCTTCCTTATGTTTTGGGATGTAAAATTCTATTTTTCTATTTGTTTGATCTATATAGAGGGATGTGGCGGTATACGAGCCTTAGCGATCTAATTAATATTATAAAGGCGTCAGTTTTTTCAACGTTTATCATCATTGCCCTTGTTTTATATTTGACCCGGTTTGAAAATATTTCCAGGTCGGTATTTGTTATAGATTGGTGTTTAACGGTGATGTTTATTGCCGGTCTGCGACTATGCGTGCGTTTATGTTTTGAAGAATTTACGAAAAAGATTACGCTCCATGATGTGAAGTTTGCCCTCTTCAAGATATTCCGCAAGAATGCCGGGAATGGTAAAGGGGCGTTGATCATAGGAGCCGGGGACTACGGGCAAAAGGTATGCAGGGAGTTCAATGAAAATCCTTCTGTAAAATCTCGTGTTCTGGGGTTTTTGGATGATGACCGTTCAAAGATCGGTAGGAAGATCCATGGGGTACCGGTTCTGAACGAGATTGAAAGGGTAAAGCAGACCGTAAAATCAACCGGGGCCGAGGATGTTATTATTGCGATTCCAAGCTTGAGCGCGGCCCGGATGAGGCAGATTGTGGAATTGTGTAAAAAGGCTGATGTAAATTTTAAGACAATTCCAAATCTTGGGGAATTGATCAACGGAAAAATTGATGTTACTTCAATTCGAAAGGTTGAATACAGGGATCTTCTGGGACGCGAACCGGTAAAGCTGGATCAGGAACAGATAGGGAAATACCTTGGCGGCAGGCGGGTGTTGGTTACCGGAGCCGGCGGGTCCATAGGAACTGGACTATGCCGGCAGATCTGCCGGTATTCTCCCGAAAAAATCATTCTTTTTGAAAGGGCGGAAAGTGCCCTTTATGAGATTGACCTTGAGTTAAGGAAAAATTTTCAGAATGTTGAGGTAGTCCCTGTCCTGGGTGATATTCAGAATCGAAAAGAACTTGACAAGGTGTTTCATCTAACTCAGCCGGATATAGTTTTCCATGCGGCCGCGTATAAACACGTGCCTATGCTGGAGGGGCATCCGTGGAAGGCTGTGGAAAATAATGTTTTTGGCACTAAAAATTTAATAGAAGTCACTATGGCGTTTAAATGTGACAAGTTTGTCTTTGTATCTACGGATAAAGCGGTAAATCCGACAAACGTCATGGGAACAAGTAAGCGGATTTCTGAGTTGCTGGTTCAGGAGAAAAGCTGTGCTGCAGATTGCAAGACAGCTTTCGTGACAGTAAGGTTTGGGAATGTAATTGGGAGTGTGGGCAGTGTCATTCCCCTGTTTAAAAAACAGATTAAGGATGGGGGACCGGTTACAGTAACTCATCCTGACATAATCAGATACTTTATGCTGATACCGGAGGCGTGCCAGTTAATTCTCCAGGCCGGTGCTATGGGAAAAGGCGGAGAAATTTTTATTCTTGAGATGGGAGAGCCTGTAAAAATTGATAGTATGGCAAAGGATCTTATCCGTTTTTCAGGGTTTGAGCCGGATGTGGATATCAAAATCGAGTATACCGGATTGCGGCCCGGGGAAAAACTCTATGAAGAGCTGATGACGGATCAGGAGAACGTTATTCCCACTGATCATAAGAAGATTTTGGTGCTGAATACCCGCTGTATGAACATGGAGGCCTTGAACGGGAAACTTGACCGGTTAAAGGAGATGGCGGAGAAACGGGACGGGCAGGGGATCAGGAATCTCATGATGGAAATGATACCCGAATACAGGCCCAATTAG
- a CDS encoding type II toxin-antitoxin system mRNA interferase toxin, RelE/StbE family, which yields MIWTIDFLPKVKKDLKKIDKKDAHAILDYLQNEIQSLDDPKSIGKDLKGNLQGLWRYDFNKFRITVDIQDEKFVILVIKIGTRENFYKQVKRPQKDASVISFSDLNKKMGKNSMKS from the coding sequence TTGATCTGGACGATTGATTTTTTACCAAAGGTGAAAAAAGATTTAAAAAAAATTGATAAAAAAGACGCTCATGCCATTTTGGATTACTTGCAGAACGAAATTCAATCCCTTGATGATCCGAAATCAATTGGTAAAGATCTAAAGGGTAATCTCCAAGGGCTATGGAGATACGATTTCAACAAATTTAGGATAACCGTTGATATTCAGGATGAAAAATTTGTTATTTTAGTGATTAAAATCGGCACCAGGGAAAATTTTTATAAACAGGTCAAGAGACCCCAAAAAGATGCTTCTGTAATAAGCTTTTCTGATCTTAATAAGAAAATGGGGAAAAACTCTATGAAGAGCTGA
- a CDS encoding MBL fold metallo-hydrolase, with protein MNNKRACQVKIHHLGAERCVTGSCHLVRFSGNKNVNILVDCGKAQGRDPELPFSSFPVKPETIDYLFLTHAHIDHIGRVPDLIDAGFDGEIISTHPTKALLGPMLKDALSFTGRSKVKVRQLEQKIDELSWGFEYGQEFSLKQKLRFRLGNAGHILGSCFIRLEFPMDREDGNYSVVFSGDLGCKNTPILPDPDTPESCDLLVLESTYGDRTHENRSLRVKTLEEMIEKALKDKGIIYIPAFSLGRTQELIYELDRIGVQVPVFIDSPLGLEITKIYARMAEFWDQEAKVLKAHGDHPIDFKHLYSVERFRDHKRLLAFEGPGIIIAGSGMCTGGRIVDHLEHGLEDPKNDIFLWDTRPEGPLGVGLLKKRWRSGPGFILCPDILPMPIRRIWWTG; from the coding sequence ATGAATAATAAAAGGGCTTGCCAGGTTAAAATTCATCACCTTGGGGCAGAAAGATGCGTGACCGGTTCCTGTCACCTGGTGAGATTCTCAGGAAACAAGAATGTGAATATCCTTGTGGACTGCGGCAAAGCCCAGGGGCGGGATCCGGAACTGCCGTTCTCGTCATTCCCGGTGAAGCCGGAAACCATTGACTATTTGTTTTTGACCCATGCTCACATTGACCATATCGGTCGGGTGCCGGACCTCATTGATGCTGGGTTTGACGGGGAAATTATCAGCACCCATCCCACCAAAGCGCTTTTGGGCCCCATGCTCAAAGATGCGCTTTCTTTTACAGGCAGGAGCAAAGTCAAGGTCAGGCAGCTTGAGCAGAAAATTGACGAGTTGTCCTGGGGCTTTGAATATGGGCAGGAATTTTCCCTGAAGCAGAAACTTCGGTTCAGGCTAGGCAATGCCGGCCATATCCTCGGTTCTTGTTTTATCCGGCTTGAATTTCCCATGGACCGTGAAGATGGAAATTATTCCGTTGTTTTTTCAGGGGACTTGGGATGTAAGAATACGCCAATTCTTCCGGATCCAGACACGCCTGAATCTTGTGATCTTCTGGTGCTCGAATCCACCTATGGCGACAGAACCCATGAAAACCGCAGCCTCAGGGTGAAGACCCTTGAGGAAATGATTGAAAAAGCGTTGAAGGACAAGGGCATTATTTATATCCCGGCTTTTTCCCTGGGAAGAACCCAGGAACTGATTTATGAACTGGACAGGATCGGTGTGCAGGTACCAGTTTTCATTGATTCTCCGTTGGGTCTTGAGATTACGAAAATTTATGCAAGGATGGCCGAATTCTGGGACCAGGAGGCAAAGGTACTTAAAGCACATGGGGACCACCCCATAGATTTCAAGCATTTGTATTCGGTGGAGCGATTCAGGGATCATAAGCGGTTGCTGGCTTTTGAGGGACCGGGGATTATTATTGCCGGCAGCGGCATGTGTACCGGCGGACGGATTGTGGATCATCTCGAGCACGGTTTGGAAGATCCAAAAAATGATATTTTTTTGTGGGATACCAGGCCAGAGGGACCCTTGGGCGTCGGATTGTTGAAAAAAAGATGGCGGTCCGGGCCCGGGTTCATACTCTGTCCGGATATTCTGCCCATGCCGATCAGGCGGATCTGGTGGACTGGGTAA
- a CDS encoding MBL fold metallo-hydrolase RNA specificity domain-containing protein — protein sequence MAVRARVHTLSGYSAHADQADLVDWVMSMGEAPKEIRIVHGEAGARKALAKALGIKNIKY from the coding sequence ATGGCGGTCCGGGCCCGGGTTCATACTCTGTCCGGATATTCTGCCCATGCCGATCAGGCGGATCTGGTGGACTGGGTAATGTCAATGGGAGAAGCGCCTAAAGAAATCCGGATAGTTCATGGTGAGGCTGGTGCCAGAAAGGCACTGGCAAAGGCGCTTGGAATTAAAAATATAAAATACTGA
- a CDS encoding helix-hairpin-helix domain-containing protein: METKLRRTLCVLVCVMVTLCTLPAMADANKVNINTAPKEQLITLKYVGDALADRIIEFRKSTPFTNIEEIMKVKGIGPKAFEANRDQIVVKDK, encoded by the coding sequence ATGGAAACAAAGTTAAGAAGAACCCTTTGTGTTTTGGTTTGTGTGATGGTGACCCTCTGTACGTTGCCGGCAATGGCTGACGCAAATAAGGTGAATATTAATACAGCGCCCAAAGAACAGCTGATAACATTGAAATATGTTGGCGATGCCCTTGCTGACAGGATAATTGAATTTCGTAAAAGTACGCCTTTTACAAATATAGAAGAAATTATGAAGGTAAAGGGGATCGGACCTAAGGCGTTTGAAGCCAACAGAGATCAAATCGTCGTTAAGGATAAATGA
- the murA gene encoding UDP-N-acetylglucosamine 1-carboxyvinyltransferase, with the protein MDKIQIIGGRQLKGEVFISGAKNAALPLIASSILVDGVSTFENVPRLKDISSILMLLEDIGASCEFEGHTFTVDGSGIDKIEAEYELVRKMRASILVLGPLVARFGRAKVSMPGGCAIGARPVNMHLSGLEALGATISIAGGYIEAKAEGGLIGNEIYFDIPTVTGTENLMMAAVIAKGQTTLRNAAREPEIVCLADALNRMGANISGAGTPIITIDGVSRLHGATCRVIPDRVETGTFMAATAATMGDVVIRDCVPDHLGGVISKLKATGAIVDTFEDRIHIKGCETIKSIDIKTLPYPGFPTDMQAQFMALMTIAQGNSMIHESIFENRFMHANELLRMGADIKISGGNIANVRGVSHLQGAPVMASDLRASASLVIAGLIAQGTTVISRVYHMDRGYETIEKKFEGLGADIKRISS; encoded by the coding sequence ATGGATAAAATACAAATAATCGGGGGCCGGCAGCTAAAAGGAGAGGTCTTTATCAGCGGCGCCAAAAATGCTGCGCTTCCACTTATTGCATCAAGTATTCTCGTGGATGGAGTCTCCACGTTTGAAAATGTACCCCGGTTGAAGGACATCTCCTCAATACTTATGCTTCTTGAAGATATTGGGGCGTCCTGTGAATTTGAAGGTCACACATTTACTGTTGATGGGTCCGGAATCGATAAAATAGAGGCTGAATATGAGCTGGTTAGAAAGATGCGCGCCTCTATTCTGGTATTAGGTCCGCTTGTGGCAAGGTTCGGTCGGGCTAAGGTCTCTATGCCCGGAGGGTGTGCCATTGGTGCCCGTCCTGTTAATATGCATCTTTCCGGTCTTGAAGCGCTGGGTGCTACCATTTCAATTGCCGGTGGATACATTGAAGCAAAGGCTGAAGGAGGGTTGATCGGAAACGAAATCTATTTTGACATTCCCACCGTGACCGGTACAGAAAATCTTATGATGGCAGCAGTTATAGCCAAGGGGCAAACCACGCTGAGAAATGCGGCAAGGGAGCCTGAAATTGTATGCCTGGCAGACGCATTAAACCGGATGGGAGCCAACATCAGTGGTGCTGGTACCCCCATTATCACTATTGACGGGGTGAGTCGCCTTCATGGTGCGACCTGCCGTGTGATACCGGATCGGGTTGAAACCGGCACTTTTATGGCGGCTACCGCAGCTACTATGGGAGACGTGGTAATCCGAGACTGTGTGCCGGATCATTTAGGCGGTGTTATCAGTAAACTTAAGGCCACAGGGGCGATTGTTGACACTTTTGAGGACAGGATACATATTAAAGGCTGCGAAACTATCAAAAGTATTGACATAAAAACCTTGCCGTACCCTGGGTTTCCCACTGATATGCAGGCCCAGTTCATGGCACTGATGACCATCGCCCAGGGTAACAGCATGATTCATGAATCCATCTTTGAGAATCGGTTTATGCACGCCAATGAGTTGCTGCGCATGGGTGCTGATATCAAAATTTCCGGCGGTAATATCGCCAACGTTCGGGGTGTGTCTCATCTTCAGGGTGCACCTGTTATGGCATCGGATCTTCGCGCCAGTGCTTCCCTTGTGATTGCAGGCTTGATTGCACAAGGAACCACTGTTATCAGCCGTGTTTATCATATGGATCGGGGTTATGAGACCATTGAAAAGAAATTTGAAGGTTTGGGAGCCGATATTAAAAGAATCTCATCCTGA
- a CDS encoding DNA internalization-related competence protein ComEC/Rec2, whose translation MNIRHKLTLAPMFFVLLSFVTGAIAGSWTLVSPWICVITVCLSAAILFILFKPDKFIFLSCLAAFGLTVFRMAGICAPDYSDQHIARFCNGESHQISGIIISLPKKYQNKTRYILNCTNIGTDTAVGKLILTVYHDSSKQAVAPLLFGEHIIVTSKIRAIRNFSNPGGYDYKFRMRLKGITGNIYANSRTIVQTGEVISSSFTRVMQLLQRTRDRFSYHVAKVAQNTAKSQPDFFYSQAEAVLAALVTGQKEMIHEKTRDNFSKAGLSHILAVSGLHMSLVGFGFFSIFIIILNRQPSLVITGHAKKTAGLLTLLPLTAYAFFAGFSPSTQRALIMAAVFLTSFLIEKEKDALNTLYFAASLILLIDPGALFSISFQLSFVCVFFIISGFIFWGRTLGMPENKWIKKICLTILTTVFAGIGSAPVTAFYFNMFSMVQVVTNLFMIPVIGFLCLPLGLAGLMSMEFWPGPAHLFLTLDIYILSYCLQLIHWIVSFDWTWARVVTPRPIEIIIYYALILCFGFAIMEKNKRAIYLTFFLTAAGIVSTSQGMLKRFCPGKLVVHTLDVGQGNATVLITPDGKTLLIDAGGFGGRSSFDTGRYIVGPFLWKNWILALDAVILTHPDSDHMNGLSFIFENFRVRQWIKNNDTSPSVFFKRLMRIADKKGIRIHVPGPDPSIFSWNQVKISILGGKSLNFSENRNNNSLITRLDFLSFSMLFPGDIEKKREKNLVHSKNFNLEADILMAPHHGSCSSSSKIFLDKVSPAGVIISCGYMNRHKFPCLTVLHRYRRNKVSILRTDLMGAVTVQSDGVGYAVKSHREN comes from the coding sequence GTGAACATTAGGCATAAGCTAACACTTGCGCCAATGTTTTTTGTCCTTCTGTCTTTTGTAACCGGTGCTATCGCAGGTAGCTGGACATTGGTTTCGCCCTGGATATGCGTTATTACGGTGTGTCTGTCCGCGGCAATTCTCTTTATTTTATTCAAACCTGATAAATTTATTTTTCTATCATGCCTTGCAGCCTTTGGCTTGACAGTATTTCGCATGGCGGGCATTTGCGCACCTGATTATTCCGATCAGCACATTGCAAGGTTTTGCAATGGTGAATCTCACCAGATTTCAGGTATAATTATCTCTCTTCCTAAAAAATATCAGAATAAAACCAGATACATTTTAAATTGCACCAATATTGGTACTGATACCGCTGTTGGGAAATTGATTTTAACCGTGTATCATGATTCTTCAAAACAAGCAGTAGCACCCTTGCTTTTTGGCGAACACATTATCGTTACTTCAAAAATCAGGGCGATACGTAATTTTTCCAACCCCGGAGGGTATGATTACAAATTCAGGATGCGTCTTAAAGGTATAACCGGCAACATTTACGCTAATTCACGTACCATTGTGCAAACAGGCGAGGTTATCAGCAGTTCCTTTACCCGGGTCATGCAACTTTTGCAAAGGACCCGGGACCGCTTTTCATACCATGTTGCTAAAGTCGCTCAAAATACAGCTAAAAGTCAGCCTGATTTTTTTTATAGCCAGGCCGAGGCTGTTCTTGCAGCGCTGGTTACAGGGCAAAAAGAGATGATTCATGAAAAAACCCGTGATAATTTTTCCAAAGCTGGTCTTTCACACATTTTGGCAGTTTCAGGTTTACACATGTCTCTTGTCGGATTCGGTTTTTTTTCTATTTTTATCATTATATTAAACCGGCAACCGTCTCTTGTCATAACAGGCCATGCAAAGAAAACAGCAGGCCTTCTCACTCTCCTGCCTTTGACTGCCTATGCTTTTTTTGCCGGGTTCTCACCATCTACCCAAAGAGCATTGATCATGGCAGCGGTCTTTTTAACGTCATTTCTCATTGAAAAGGAAAAAGATGCTTTAAACACCCTTTACTTTGCCGCAAGTCTGATTCTTCTTATTGATCCCGGGGCCTTGTTTTCCATCTCTTTTCAACTCTCATTTGTCTGTGTTTTTTTTATTATTTCAGGCTTTATTTTTTGGGGGAGAACCTTGGGCATGCCGGAAAATAAATGGATTAAAAAAATCTGTTTAACGATTTTGACAACCGTGTTTGCAGGGATTGGCTCAGCCCCTGTAACAGCGTTTTATTTTAATATGTTTTCCATGGTCCAGGTGGTGACCAACCTTTTCATGATCCCTGTGATCGGCTTTTTATGCCTTCCTTTGGGATTGGCAGGACTAATGTCTATGGAATTTTGGCCTGGCCCTGCCCACCTTTTTTTAACTTTAGATATCTACATTCTTTCATATTGTCTTCAGCTCATTCATTGGATTGTCAGCTTTGACTGGACCTGGGCCAGGGTGGTCACACCACGGCCAATTGAAATTATAATCTATTATGCATTAATACTTTGTTTTGGATTTGCAATTATGGAAAAAAATAAGCGGGCCATATACCTGACCTTTTTTTTGACTGCAGCCGGCATCGTATCAACAAGCCAGGGGATGTTAAAAAGATTTTGTCCGGGAAAACTTGTGGTGCATACCCTGGATGTCGGGCAGGGTAATGCAACTGTTCTCATTACGCCTGACGGGAAAACCCTGCTCATTGATGCCGGCGGATTTGGTGGACGTTCCAGTTTTGATACCGGTCGGTATATTGTGGGTCCCTTTTTGTGGAAGAACTGGATTTTGGCACTTGATGCCGTCATTCTGACACATCCGGACAGTGATCACATGAATGGCCTTTCTTTTATTTTCGAGAACTTCAGGGTCAGGCAATGGATAAAAAATAATGATACGTCCCCATCTGTATTTTTCAAAAGGCTGATGCGTATCGCTGACAAAAAAGGCATCCGGATTCATGTCCCGGGCCCTGATCCAAGTATATTTTCATGGAATCAGGTCAAGATAAGCATTCTTGGCGGAAAAAGCCTTAATTTTTCTGAAAATCGCAATAATAACAGTCTTATTACCCGGCTTGATTTTTTATCCTTTTCCATGCTCTTTCCAGGTGATATTGAAAAGAAAAGAGAAAAGAACTTGGTGCATTCAAAAAATTTCAATCTTGAAGCCGATATTCTTATGGCTCCCCATCATGGCAGTTGCTCAAGTTCGAGTAAAATTTTCCTTGATAAAGTAAGCCCGGCAGGAGTAATAATATCGTGCGGATATATGAATAGACATAAATTCCCCTGCCTGACGGTTTTACATCGGTATAGGCGAAACAAGGTTTCAATTCTTCGAACGGATTTGATGGGTGCTGTTACAGTGCAGTCTGATGGCGTTGGTTATGCCGTCAAGTCTCATAGGGAAAATTAA